From the genome of Desulfobaculum xiamenense, one region includes:
- a CDS encoding linear amide C-N hydrolase: MRNRMRHAGILAFVLALAIAGTTSAMACSEIFVGGEHPVSARTFDFMFGEGEAVKSPRGVTRTTNFVKPDETALAWTSTYGSVVFNVAMPLPGERQTMTGVDGMNEAGLKVGTYYLPESVMPKGSGGTVLCITSLIQYALDRFATIDELTADLRSGAYRVTALPTTRLELMLHLFVHDATGASAIIEFLDGNIVVTPATDIPVLTNTPYAQSVRDLAAFEDFGGKRPIPGGQEPMDRFVRGAYYAKHLPKAETRAEAVDFATAALQTLTVPPVFEHGCTLWDIVTDMKGKTVYVRTLHNRKLSWISFDALDFSEGGSVKTLDFQNGELSGDISSKFRAR; this comes from the coding sequence ATGCGCAACCGCATGCGCCATGCAGGCATCCTCGCGTTCGTTCTGGCGCTCGCCATCGCGGGCACCACCTCGGCCATGGCCTGTTCCGAAATCTTCGTCGGCGGAGAGCACCCCGTTTCCGCCCGCACCTTCGACTTCATGTTCGGCGAGGGCGAGGCCGTTAAGAGCCCCCGTGGGGTGACGCGCACCACCAACTTCGTCAAGCCGGACGAAACAGCCCTCGCGTGGACCAGCACATACGGCAGCGTGGTCTTCAACGTGGCCATGCCGCTGCCCGGCGAACGTCAGACCATGACCGGCGTGGACGGCATGAACGAGGCGGGCCTCAAGGTCGGCACCTACTACCTGCCCGAATCCGTGATGCCGAAAGGCTCCGGCGGCACCGTGCTGTGCATCACCTCGCTCATCCAGTACGCGCTGGACCGCTTCGCCACCATCGACGAACTGACCGCCGATCTGCGCTCCGGCGCGTACCGGGTCACCGCGCTGCCCACCACCAGGCTCGAACTCATGCTCCACCTCTTCGTGCACGACGCCACCGGCGCAAGCGCGATCATCGAATTCCTCGACGGGAACATCGTGGTGACGCCCGCCACCGACATCCCGGTGCTGACCAACACGCCCTACGCGCAGAGCGTGCGCGATCTGGCGGCCTTCGAGGACTTCGGCGGCAAGCGGCCCATCCCCGGTGGACAAGAACCCATGGACCGCTTCGTCCGCGGTGCCTACTACGCCAAGCACCTGCCCAAGGCCGAAACCCGCGCAGAGGCCGTGGACTTCGCCACCGCCGCACTCCAGACGCTTACAGTGCCCCCGGTCTTCGAGCACGGCTGCACGCTGTGGGATATTGTCACCGACATGAAGGGCAAAACCGTCTACGTCCGCACCCTTCACAATCGCAAGCTCAGCTGGATCAGCTTCGACGCTCTCGACTTCTCCGAGGGCGGCTCCGTCAAGACCCTCGACTTCCAGAACGGCGAACTCTCCGGCGACATCAGTTCCAAATTCCGCGCCCGCTAG
- the hxsC gene encoding His-Xaa-Ser system radical SAM maturase HxsC, whose translation MLAYRGIAYNIEGYEVGRVDLVKEDDKGISYLLAFPAERGFGLIRCGQPNVGVFTSPAWYSTQRIILKDGDIVRINSVGDLFVVFENNSDENAFLVTDNCNSRCVMCPQPPCVHQRKFYEEVKDILSLVNVVPEVIAITGGEPLLYYDDFVRLIGYVRQYLPGANIQLLTNARVLKDAQKALEIVDASDDSVTFCVPLYADTPFVHDALVGVNGAFWETMEALHHLGKLSANIELRNVILSPNVSRLQKWADFVSKNMPFVGRVALMGMEPIGLARKNIETLWVDPVDYQDELKEAVKNFVRTGIPVSIFNHQLCVVHEVLWQYCVKSICNWKVRYIDMCTDCMKKELCGGIFFAGVDKHSRGIQAIK comes from the coding sequence ATGCTAGCATATCGTGGAATAGCCTACAACATTGAAGGGTACGAGGTGGGGAGAGTCGATTTAGTCAAGGAAGATGATAAAGGTATTTCATACTTGCTTGCTTTTCCTGCGGAGAGGGGTTTTGGGTTGATTAGGTGCGGACAACCGAATGTAGGCGTTTTCACTAGTCCGGCGTGGTACAGTACACAGCGGATCATTTTGAAAGATGGCGATATAGTTAGAATAAATAGTGTGGGGGATTTGTTCGTTGTTTTTGAAAATAATTCTGATGAGAATGCTTTCTTGGTTACAGACAACTGTAATAGTAGATGTGTGATGTGTCCTCAGCCGCCTTGTGTGCATCAAAGGAAATTCTATGAAGAAGTAAAGGATATATTGTCTTTAGTAAATGTTGTCCCGGAAGTGATTGCTATTACTGGTGGTGAACCATTGCTATATTATGATGATTTTGTTCGCCTAATTGGGTATGTCAGGCAGTATTTGCCAGGAGCCAATATACAGCTTTTGACAAATGCACGAGTCTTGAAGGATGCGCAAAAAGCATTGGAAATCGTCGATGCTTCTGATGATAGCGTCACGTTCTGTGTTCCGTTGTATGCAGATACTCCTTTTGTGCATGATGCGTTGGTCGGTGTTAATGGAGCATTTTGGGAAACGATGGAGGCGTTGCATCATCTGGGCAAATTGTCAGCTAATATTGAACTGAGAAATGTCATTCTCTCCCCCAATGTTTCAAGGCTTCAGAAATGGGCAGATTTTGTTTCCAAAAATATGCCTTTTGTGGGGCGTGTGGCTCTAATGGGGATGGAGCCGATTGGCTTGGCAAGAAAGAATATTGAAACCCTATGGGTCGATCCAGTGGATTATCAAGATGAACTGAAAGAAGCCGTTAAAAATTTCGTGAGAACAGGGATTCCTGTGTCAATATTCAACCACCAGCTTTGCGTCGTTCATGAAGTCCTTTGGCAGTATTGTGTTAAATCAATATGCAATTGGAAAGTGAGGTATATTGACATGTGCACAGATTGCATGAAGAAAGAGTTATGCGGGGGGATTTTCTTCGCTGGTGTGGATAAACATAGCAGGGGAATTCAGGCTATAAAATAA
- a CDS encoding methyltransferase: MTEGLRPVDGSYREEGSRVFAGGGRICRALDSRGSRDLESLALTKFFAEALAAGKVVQTWVPPDADALLAALPGQWSAVVEHEPVPVVSYPYEWSFPMLRAAAMLQLELLHVALGEGFICEDATPYNVQWSGVRPVFVDVSSLRPHAQGDPWQGYRQFCQLYLYPLMLEAYRGVAFQPLLRGCLEGLAPEDMSRLFGWGDILRRGVMTHVLLHATLSRAYGGRGGDVRGQLERGGFSVEAIRNNVRGLHAIVRNLSSARMDSEWSGYAECESYGEGGLEAKTAFVEKWTASREWGTVWDVGANRGLFSRIAARHARHVLALDADAAVSGALFDALAKEDVGNVTPLVYRFNDPSPGLGWRGRERSPLVERARPSLVMLLAVVHHLCITANIPVGELMACLRELGGGVIVEFVEREDEKVQLLMRNKRKEHADYCREVFERELSARFRVLARQELPGSPRILYFAEPLS, from the coding sequence ATGACTGAGGGCCTGCGCCCTGTCGATGGCTCGTACCGGGAGGAGGGGAGCCGGGTATTCGCGGGCGGCGGGCGGATATGCCGCGCCCTCGATTCGCGTGGCTCGCGCGATCTGGAATCGCTCGCCTTGACGAAATTCTTCGCCGAGGCGCTGGCCGCCGGAAAGGTCGTCCAGACGTGGGTGCCGCCCGATGCCGACGCTCTGCTTGCCGCGCTGCCTGGGCAGTGGTCGGCGGTGGTGGAGCATGAGCCGGTTCCCGTGGTCAGCTATCCCTACGAATGGTCCTTTCCCATGCTGCGCGCGGCGGCCATGCTTCAGCTCGAACTGCTGCACGTCGCGCTTGGCGAGGGCTTCATCTGCGAGGACGCCACGCCCTACAACGTCCAGTGGAGCGGCGTGCGGCCCGTGTTCGTGGATGTGAGTTCCCTCCGCCCGCATGCGCAGGGCGACCCATGGCAGGGCTACCGCCAGTTCTGCCAGCTCTATCTCTATCCCCTTATGCTCGAAGCCTATCGGGGGGTGGCGTTTCAGCCGCTCCTGCGCGGTTGTCTCGAAGGCCTCGCTCCGGAGGACATGTCCCGCCTGTTTGGGTGGGGCGACATCCTGCGGCGTGGCGTGATGACGCATGTGCTGCTGCATGCCACGCTGTCGCGGGCCTACGGTGGACGTGGGGGCGACGTGCGCGGACAGCTTGAGCGCGGCGGCTTTTCGGTGGAGGCCATCCGAAACAACGTGCGAGGACTCCACGCCATCGTGCGCAATCTTTCGTCGGCCCGGATGGATTCCGAATGGTCCGGATACGCGGAGTGCGAGAGCTACGGCGAGGGCGGGCTGGAAGCCAAGACCGCCTTCGTGGAGAAATGGACCGCCTCGCGCGAATGGGGCACGGTGTGGGATGTGGGGGCGAATCGCGGGCTGTTTTCGCGCATCGCCGCTCGTCATGCGCGCCACGTGTTGGCGCTGGATGCCGACGCCGCCGTCTCCGGCGCGCTCTTCGACGCCCTTGCGAAGGAGGACGTCGGCAACGTCACGCCGCTCGTCTACCGTTTCAACGATCCTTCGCCGGGGCTGGGCTGGCGCGGTCGCGAGCGGTCGCCGCTGGTCGAGCGCGCCAGGCCGTCGCTGGTGATGCTTCTGGCCGTGGTCCACCACCTGTGCATCACGGCCAACATTCCTGTGGGCGAACTCATGGCCTGCCTGCGCGAACTCGGGGGGGGCGTCATCGTGGAATTCGTGGAGCGCGAGGACGAGAAGGTCCAGCTCCTCATGCGCAACAAGCGCAAGGAACACGCGGACTACTGCCGCGAGGTCTTCGAGCGCGAGCTGTCGGCCCGCTTTCGAGTCCTGGCGAGGCAGGAGCTACCTGGTTCTCCGCGCATTCTCTATTTCGCCGAACCGCTTTCCTGA
- the hxsB gene encoding His-Xaa-Ser system radical SAM maturase HxsB yields the protein MQEPYLILPFNFRRRGDHVLITNDIGEYHFLSNYDFKKFVNMQLERSCELFLDLESKFFVCKEFNEALLGHYSTRYRTKKRFLFESTSLHMMVVTHRCNQKCLYCHASAASDDSSVEIDMGPEVVEGIIDAIFESPSSYVKIEFQGGEPLLNFDAVKHAVRYAEEVVPNGRDVGFVICTNLTMLSDEQIEFINEHDIEISTSLDGPEALHNSCRLTKCGYGTYQSVVDGVNRLRHGGVDRVAALLTIHKGNVHRLKDVVDEYVARGFKSIFLRSMNPYGYAYENKNELSYSVETFLDAYIDAIRYIIEINRGGVDFAEEYASILLSRILTPFSCGFVDLQSPAGAAICGMVYETNGDVFVSDEARMLCRMTGERNFFLGNVLEDSRQEWFVSEKLYDILKDSVIESLPGCAWCAYSPYCGTDPVRNFFELGRRISIKPKDHQCQKNKAVFDFLMELLRSDDSFVVDLCWAWACRRPLGDVVVE from the coding sequence ATGCAAGAGCCATATTTAATATTGCCATTTAATTTCCGAAGAAGGGGAGATCACGTACTAATTACTAATGATATTGGCGAATATCATTTTTTAAGCAATTATGACTTTAAAAAGTTTGTAAATATGCAGTTGGAAAGAAGCTGTGAGTTGTTTCTTGATTTGGAAAGTAAATTTTTCGTATGTAAAGAATTTAATGAAGCGTTACTTGGTCATTATTCAACGAGGTACAGAACGAAGAAGAGGTTTCTATTTGAATCTACATCTTTGCACATGATGGTTGTCACCCATAGGTGTAATCAGAAATGCTTGTATTGTCATGCTTCTGCGGCAAGCGATGATAGCTCCGTCGAAATCGATATGGGACCGGAGGTTGTAGAGGGGATAATTGATGCAATTTTTGAGAGTCCGTCTTCTTATGTTAAGATTGAATTTCAAGGAGGTGAACCACTCTTAAACTTTGATGCAGTTAAGCATGCTGTAAGATATGCAGAAGAAGTTGTTCCCAATGGTAGGGATGTTGGATTTGTGATTTGTACAAACCTTACTATGTTAAGCGACGAACAAATTGAATTCATCAACGAGCATGATATCGAAATTTCGACGTCTTTGGATGGCCCGGAAGCGCTGCATAATAGCTGTCGTCTCACAAAATGTGGGTATGGTACTTATCAATCTGTGGTAGACGGTGTGAATAGGCTTAGACATGGTGGGGTTGATAGGGTTGCTGCGCTTCTTACTATTCACAAGGGGAATGTTCATCGTCTGAAAGATGTGGTAGATGAATATGTTGCTAGAGGATTTAAGTCCATATTCTTACGGTCAATGAATCCGTATGGATATGCTTATGAAAACAAAAACGAGCTGTCGTATAGTGTTGAAACATTTCTTGATGCATATATAGATGCAATCCGGTATATCATTGAGATTAATAGGGGCGGGGTGGACTTCGCTGAAGAATATGCCTCTATTCTTCTTTCAAGGATTCTTACACCGTTTTCGTGTGGTTTTGTCGATTTGCAGTCTCCAGCTGGAGCTGCAATATGTGGGATGGTATACGAGACAAATGGGGATGTTTTTGTGTCCGATGAAGCTAGGATGCTTTGTAGAATGACAGGGGAACGGAATTTTTTTCTTGGGAATGTTTTGGAAGACAGTAGACAAGAGTGGTTTGTCAGCGAAAAGCTATATGATATTCTTAAAGATTCGGTAATCGAATCTCTGCCTGGATGCGCTTGGTGTGCGTATTCGCCTTACTGTGGTACTGACCCCGTTAGAAATTTTTTCGAACTTGGAAGGCGAATTAGCATTAAGCCAAAAGACCATCAGTGCCAAAAAAATAAAGCAGTGTTTGATTTTTTGATGGAGCTGCTTCGGTCGGATGATTCTTTTGTGGTTGACCTGTGTTGGGCTTGGGCGTGCCGACGCCCTTTGGGCGACGTGGTCGTGGAGTAA
- a CDS encoding biotin attachment protein, protein MIDVKALLEEMKASPFEVVEVRAPHTGIVEFVVSEPGAQVHGTTGVWNEKPGTLLAKLGREHNAKAILAPLKGEVEKVFLEHSGRFVEAGTTLFTLRHYLTKDEVISAILKKTLHLFHAPEQAKYYFTPEIDTKVKASGCKCVRVREGMDLFIVSRMKRETPLAYAGPEGLIYAVYFQHNESVAAGEPLIGVCPEELLPVIQEVVNRVQGEWEER, encoded by the coding sequence GTGATAGACGTCAAGGCCCTATTGGAGGAAATGAAGGCCTCCCCCTTCGAGGTGGTGGAGGTTCGCGCTCCGCACACCGGCATCGTGGAATTCGTGGTCTCCGAACCGGGAGCCCAGGTCCACGGCACCACCGGCGTGTGGAACGAGAAGCCCGGAACGCTGCTGGCCAAGCTTGGCCGCGAGCACAATGCCAAGGCCATTCTCGCGCCCCTCAAGGGCGAGGTGGAAAAGGTCTTCCTCGAACACTCCGGTCGCTTCGTCGAGGCGGGAACCACGCTGTTCACGCTGCGGCACTACCTGACCAAGGACGAGGTCATTTCCGCCATCCTCAAGAAGACCCTGCACCTGTTCCACGCGCCCGAGCAGGCCAAGTACTACTTCACCCCGGAGATCGACACCAAGGTCAAGGCCTCCGGCTGCAAGTGCGTGCGCGTGCGCGAGGGCATGGATCTGTTCATTGTCTCCCGCATGAAGCGCGAGACCCCGCTGGCCTACGCCGGACCCGAGGGACTCATCTACGCCGTGTACTTCCAGCACAACGAGTCCGTCGCCGCGGGCGAGCCGCTCATCGGCGTCTGCCCGGAGGAGTTGCTTCCCGTCATTCAGGAAGTGGTCAACCGCGTGCAGGGCGAGTGGGAAGAGCGCTAG
- a CDS encoding TRAP transporter large permease, with product MIATGLALALLALLGAPLFAVIAAGAMLGYHHSDIDLAALSIEFYRIAETPVLLAIPLFTFAGYVLSESGAPGRLVRLTQAFIGWMPGGLAVVALAASALFTAFTGASGVTIIALGALLYPALKQAGYAERFSLGLVATSGSLGLLFAPSLPLILYGIVAQQSASAAGISIDDIFLAGILPGLLMLVALSLWCLWANRHNRTPLAQFSWTEIRAACREAAWEIPLPIIVLGGIYGGIFAISEAAAVTALYVVVAEVLVLREIDLPTLRGLMRKSMLLVGGILIIVGMSLASTNTMIDADVPTRLFDFIRAHISDRMTFLVLLNVFLLALGAVLDIFSALVLVVPIILPVAVGYGVDPIHLGIIFLANMQIGYMTPPVGMNLFIASYRFDSPILTIYRATLPFFFILLATVLAITYLPQLSLMLLH from the coding sequence ATGATCGCCACAGGTCTCGCCCTCGCCCTTCTGGCGCTTCTCGGCGCGCCGCTCTTCGCCGTCATCGCCGCCGGGGCCATGCTTGGCTACCATCACAGCGACATCGACCTCGCCGCACTGTCCATCGAGTTCTACCGCATCGCGGAAACTCCGGTGCTTCTCGCCATTCCACTCTTCACCTTCGCGGGCTACGTGCTCAGCGAATCCGGCGCACCCGGGCGGCTGGTACGGCTCACACAGGCGTTCATCGGCTGGATGCCGGGGGGACTCGCCGTGGTGGCGCTGGCGGCAAGCGCCCTATTTACGGCCTTTACCGGGGCCTCCGGCGTGACGATCATCGCCCTTGGCGCGCTGCTGTACCCGGCGCTGAAACAGGCGGGCTACGCCGAACGCTTCAGCCTCGGCCTCGTCGCGACGTCCGGCAGTCTGGGGCTTCTCTTCGCGCCGTCGCTCCCGCTCATCCTCTACGGCATCGTGGCCCAGCAGAGCGCATCCGCCGCAGGCATATCCATCGACGACATCTTTCTGGCCGGAATTCTGCCGGGGCTTCTGATGCTGGTTGCACTGTCGCTGTGGTGCCTGTGGGCAAACCGCCACAATCGCACGCCACTGGCGCAGTTCTCGTGGACTGAAATCCGCGCCGCCTGCCGCGAGGCCGCGTGGGAGATTCCGCTGCCCATCATCGTGCTCGGCGGCATCTACGGCGGCATCTTCGCCATCTCCGAAGCCGCGGCGGTGACAGCCCTGTACGTTGTCGTAGCCGAGGTCCTCGTCCTGCGCGAGATCGACCTGCCAACCCTGCGGGGTCTGATGCGCAAGTCCATGCTCCTCGTTGGCGGCATCCTCATCATCGTTGGCATGTCGCTCGCCTCCACCAACACCATGATCGACGCCGACGTGCCCACCCGACTCTTCGACTTCATCCGCGCCCACATCTCGGACCGGATGACCTTCCTCGTGCTGCTCAACGTCTTCCTACTGGCGCTCGGAGCGGTGCTCGACATCTTCTCCGCGCTGGTCCTCGTGGTGCCCATCATCCTGCCCGTGGCCGTAGGCTACGGCGTGGACCCTATACATCTGGGCATCATCTTCCTCGCCAACATGCAGATAGGCTACATGACGCCGCCCGTAGGCATGAACCTGTTCATAGCCAGCTACCGCTTCGATTCACCCATCCTCACCATCTATCGCGCCACGCTGCCGTTCTTTTTCATCCTGCTTGCCACGGTACTGGCCATCACCTACCTTCCACAGCTTTCGCTGATGCTGCTGCACTAA
- a CDS encoding ribonucleoside triphosphate reductase, with product MPKQILKRDGCLETWSTDRIAGAILKALNSSGIKDPLLSKRLARKVQEKIDADGVEVPEQEYVQDTVQQVLMEARLYGVAERYIIYREKRRELRNQNQAYIDISKMIESYLDRSDWRVNENSNMVHSFQGLILHMAGSVQARYVLEKYPEEVRQAHNHGYFHLHDLSFGLAGYCSGWSLRDLLLEGFNLKGRCSSTPPKHFDAVCGQMVNFLGTLQNEWAGAQAFNNVDTYLAPFVRHDNLSYHDVKQQMQKLLHNLNTTSRWGGQSPFTNFTFDFVPPKHMANEAVILGGKLIDSTYGEYAEEMEMINRAFLEVMFEGDADGRIFSFPVPTYNVTDDFPWESEAGKLLLKMTARYGAPYFQNFINSDLNPEDVRSMCCRLQMDLREIRKKTGGLFGAGDLTGSIGVVTLNLPKLAYLANNEEDFLDLVTEYATLAKDSLEFKRKLVTANLEAGMFPFSRRYLKNGYKGHFSTIGVIGGHEACLNLLGKGIETESGLRLMRRTLEHLRKLIVDFQEETGNLYNLEATPGEGTCYRLAKIDKSLYEDIQTSGHDVPYYTNSTLLPVGITDDVIEALEHQDQLQTIYNGGTVFHTFLGEAAPSEESVKSFLIRAMGNTKIPYISVTPTFSVCKDHGYIYGEHFSCPTCGEETEVYTRVVGYYRPVNRWNKGKQEEYRDRKEYSMNSFCVRA from the coding sequence ATGCCCAAACAGATTCTCAAACGCGACGGATGTCTTGAAACCTGGTCCACCGACCGCATCGCCGGTGCAATCCTCAAAGCCCTCAATTCGAGCGGCATCAAGGACCCGCTGCTTTCCAAGCGCCTCGCCCGCAAGGTGCAGGAGAAGATCGACGCCGACGGCGTCGAGGTGCCCGAACAGGAGTACGTGCAGGATACCGTCCAGCAGGTGCTCATGGAGGCCCGCCTGTACGGCGTGGCTGAGCGCTACATCATCTACCGCGAGAAGCGTCGCGAGCTGCGGAACCAGAATCAGGCCTACATCGACATCTCCAAGATGATCGAGAGCTATCTCGACCGGTCCGATTGGCGCGTGAACGAGAATTCGAACATGGTCCATTCCTTCCAGGGCCTCATCCTGCACATGGCCGGTTCCGTTCAGGCGCGCTACGTGCTGGAGAAGTACCCCGAGGAAGTGAGGCAGGCCCATAATCACGGTTATTTCCACCTGCATGACCTGTCCTTTGGTCTTGCGGGCTACTGCTCCGGCTGGAGCCTTCGCGACCTGCTGCTGGAGGGCTTCAACCTCAAGGGCCGTTGTTCCTCGACCCCGCCCAAGCATTTCGATGCCGTGTGCGGACAGATGGTGAACTTCCTCGGTACGCTCCAGAACGAGTGGGCCGGTGCGCAGGCTTTCAACAACGTGGACACCTATCTCGCTCCCTTCGTGCGCCACGACAACCTGTCGTACCACGACGTGAAGCAGCAGATGCAGAAGCTCCTGCATAATCTGAACACCACGTCGCGCTGGGGCGGGCAGAGCCCGTTCACCAACTTCACCTTCGACTTCGTGCCGCCCAAGCACATGGCCAACGAGGCCGTCATCCTTGGCGGCAAGCTCATCGACTCCACCTACGGCGAGTATGCCGAGGAGATGGAGATGATCAACCGCGCCTTCCTCGAAGTCATGTTCGAGGGCGACGCCGACGGCCGCATCTTCTCCTTCCCGGTGCCGACCTACAACGTCACCGACGACTTCCCGTGGGAGAGCGAGGCTGGCAAGCTGCTGCTCAAGATGACCGCCCGCTATGGCGCGCCGTACTTCCAGAATTTCATCAACTCGGACCTGAATCCCGAGGACGTGCGTTCCATGTGCTGCCGCCTGCAGATGGACCTGCGCGAAATCCGCAAGAAGACCGGCGGTCTCTTCGGCGCGGGCGACCTGACCGGCTCCATCGGCGTGGTCACGCTCAACCTGCCCAAGCTGGCCTACCTCGCCAACAACGAGGAGGATTTCCTCGACCTCGTCACCGAGTACGCCACCCTTGCCAAGGATTCCCTCGAATTCAAGCGCAAGCTGGTCACCGCTAATCTTGAGGCGGGCATGTTCCCGTTCTCGCGCCGCTACCTGAAGAATGGCTACAAGGGCCACTTCTCCACCATCGGCGTCATCGGCGGTCACGAGGCGTGCCTGAACCTGCTCGGCAAGGGCATCGAGACCGAGTCCGGCCTGCGGCTCATGCGTCGCACGCTGGAGCACCTGCGCAAGCTTATCGTCGATTTCCAGGAGGAAACCGGCAACCTCTACAACCTCGAAGCGACCCCCGGCGAAGGGACCTGCTACCGCCTCGCCAAGATCGACAAGAGCCTGTACGAGGACATCCAGACCTCCGGCCACGACGTGCCGTACTACACCAACTCCACGCTTTTGCCCGTGGGCATCACCGATGACGTCATCGAGGCTCTGGAGCATCAGGACCAGCTCCAGACCATCTACAATGGCGGCACCGTGTTCCACACCTTCCTCGGCGAGGCCGCGCCCAGCGAGGAGAGCGTGAAGAGCTTCCTCATCCGCGCCATGGGCAACACCAAGATTCCCTATATCTCGGTGACGCCCACCTTCTCGGTGTGCAAGGACCACGGCTACATCTACGGCGAGCACTTCTCCTGCCCCACCTGCGGAGAGGAGACCGAGGTCTACACCCGCGTGGTCGGCTACTACCGCCCCGTGAACCGTTGGAACAAGGGCAAGCAGGAGGAGTACCGGGACCGTAAGGAATACTCCATGAACTCCTTCTGCGTGCGCGCGTAG
- a CDS encoding single-stranded DNA-binding protein, with translation MASLNKVMLIGRLGRDPELRYTQSGQPIANLRLATDESYTNQQGERVDRAEWHSVAVFGRQAEPCGNYLRKGSLVYVEGSLQTRKWQGQDGSDRYTTEIKAQRVQFLDSKGGQQGSYEGPRQSGGQQQPRQGGQQSWGGGNQQQRAEQPFPDEDLGPAFPSEASGMDDVPF, from the coding sequence ATGGCTTCTTTGAACAAGGTGATGCTCATCGGCCGTCTGGGCCGCGACCCCGAACTGCGCTACACGCAGTCCGGCCAGCCCATCGCGAACCTTCGTCTGGCAACGGACGAGTCCTACACCAACCAGCAGGGCGAGCGCGTGGACCGCGCCGAGTGGCATTCCGTGGCCGTCTTCGGACGTCAGGCCGAGCCGTGCGGCAACTACCTGCGCAAGGGCAGCCTCGTCTACGTCGAGGGCAGCCTCCAGACCCGCAAGTGGCAGGGCCAGGACGGTTCTGACCGCTACACCACCGAGATCAAGGCGCAGCGCGTGCAGTTCCTTGATTCCAAGGGCGGCCAGCAGGGCAGCTACGAAGGCCCCCGCCAGTCCGGCGGCCAGCAGCAGCCCCGTCAGGGCGGCCAGCAGTCGTGGGGCGGCGGCAACCAGCAGCAGCGCGCCGAACAGCCCTTCCCCGATGAAGATCTCGGCCCGGCGTTCCCGTCCGAGGCGTCCGGCATGGACGACGTGCCGTTCTAA
- a CDS encoding peptidoglycan-binding protein, with protein MIKAGKMKEIALAAILASSIGVDAEQGYAGPPNLEGISSANQQDDSLFFLDYAQPDQKLMIAGHRSHRSHSSHRSHSSHRSHYSSSGGYYYSPAPKSPVSPSPIYSTPKVAKEKPVSAPQAAQYLVEQIQRGLKKLGYPVGEVDGKFGTATKRAILLFQIEHGLPTDGIPSSSLLEKINATIALTP; from the coding sequence ATGATCAAGGCTGGAAAAATGAAAGAAATTGCGCTAGCCGCAATTTTGGCTTCTTCAATAGGTGTAGATGCAGAACAAGGGTATGCGGGGCCGCCTAATCTTGAGGGCATTTCATCAGCCAATCAGCAAGATGATAGTCTTTTTTTTCTAGACTATGCGCAGCCAGACCAAAAATTGATGATTGCAGGGCATCGGAGCCATCGAAGTCACAGTAGTCACAGGAGCCATAGCAGTCATCGAAGCCATTATTCGTCCTCTGGGGGCTACTATTATAGCCCCGCTCCTAAGTCTCCCGTGAGTCCCAGCCCAATCTATTCCACCCCCAAGGTAGCCAAGGAAAAGCCTGTCTCTGCGCCTCAAGCTGCGCAATATTTAGTGGAGCAAATACAGAGGGGGTTAAAAAAACTCGGCTATCCTGTTGGGGAAGTGGATGGTAAGTTTGGAACTGCGACAAAACGTGCGATTTTGTTGTTTCAAATTGAGCATGGCTTGCCGACAGACGGGATTCCTAGTTCTAGCCTTCTTGAAAAAATCAACGCTACGATAGCCTTAACACCTTGA